In Terriglobus sp. TAA 43, a single window of DNA contains:
- a CDS encoding response regulator, with product MEATVLLIDDNAIQAATRQTILKRAGYFVIPVLNPLRALQQFRDNDFPAEIQLVITDHIMPGMSGAEFVRELRTLQPDLPVLVISGLEEAEEEYRGLHVTFRLKPLLPDNLLASVDRLVNCRIPERQPA from the coding sequence ATGGAAGCAACTGTACTTCTGATTGACGACAATGCCATCCAGGCCGCCACGCGACAGACGATCCTCAAGCGCGCTGGGTATTTCGTCATTCCCGTTCTGAACCCCCTGCGTGCTCTGCAACAGTTCCGTGACAACGATTTCCCCGCCGAAATCCAGCTTGTCATCACTGACCACATCATGCCCGGCATGAGTGGCGCCGAATTCGTCCGCGAACTCCGTACCCTGCAACCTGATCTTCCGGTTTTGGTCATCAGCGGCCTGGAAGAAGCAGAAGAGGAGTATCGGGGCCTCCATGTGACCTTCCGGCTGAAGCCTTTGCTGCCGGATAATCTGCTTGCTTCCGTCGACCGGCTGGTTAACTGCCGGATACCGGAGCGGCAGCCCGCGTGA
- a CDS encoding cytochrome c-type biogenesis protein CcmH, translating to MRKLLRNRVLQMVFVFTIALATIGAGSTDEKFSSIGHKMMCVCGCGQILLECNHVGCPDSDRMIKELRVQVAGGGSDTSVFNWFVAKYGPTVLAAPIRGGFDNAAWITPVVVFILALGGTALLVRRWKGRHMIAVAGAPSIPYSPENDAVRERIRHETEY from the coding sequence ATGCGCAAACTACTACGCAATCGTGTCCTGCAGATGGTGTTTGTCTTCACCATCGCACTCGCCACCATTGGCGCAGGCAGCACCGACGAGAAGTTCTCTTCCATCGGCCACAAGATGATGTGCGTCTGCGGCTGCGGACAGATTCTGCTGGAGTGCAATCACGTTGGTTGCCCGGACAGCGATCGCATGATCAAGGAACTCCGCGTGCAAGTTGCAGGGGGCGGCAGCGACACCAGCGTCTTCAACTGGTTCGTTGCGAAATATGGTCCTACCGTGCTCGCAGCGCCTATTCGCGGCGGTTTTGATAACGCGGCGTGGATCACGCCTGTCGTCGTCTTCATCCTCGCGCTTGGCGGTACGGCATTGCTCGTTCGCCGCTGGAAGGGCCGTCACATGATCGCTGTTGCCGGTGCACCTTCTATCCCCTACAGCCCGGAAAATGACGCTGTGCGCGAGCGCATCCGCCACGAGACGGAGTACTAA
- a CDS encoding serine/threonine-protein kinase, giving the protein MKHRVIEHYELVRKLGAGGSGVVYLANDTQLQRPVVLKLLQRGALTEEQMRTTYLREARLASAIDHPNVCSIYDVGESDDEAYIVMQYVPGKPLDKLIEGGPASVELVLSVGIQMADGLSAAHSLGIFHRDLKPANAILTDGGLVKILDFGLARRINMEDVEFDPARSNPRTPPPDAKYTARGGTLAYMAPEQFVTGQSSVQSDIFALGVVLYELLTGRHPFHRPDAPDFQSIRAIQFAEPPSIHELAPNTPVELESAILHCLEKQPAARFASAAELRESLRTILKANELDSLVVPSASMPASASLDFKTPEEEKRSTGFLSMLAERFRESGGNEQQNTIVVLPFVNMGPANSAPLYGHALADAISARLARMQSLVVRPTSALMNVPARQLDPLSIGRKLVVQYVVAGSFLKGESGFDLNWQMLDVPAQAVRAGGSINVESFDLIAVQNEISTEIFGALRGSATVRIGGRNQQEHPHSLNEELSEEYLQARAVLSTFMSRTGALEDLERARKLFEDVTLRDPSYAAAWTGLGVTHLQYARHGLGGQMHLLETRRALDKALSLDPASVEANLYRVYMLLSRGEKESARHGIAHLLQSAGNDWNVHRVAGMTLRSDGQYAEALREFGIALQQNPADAAVIYNHRARVLQYQNQLELADDELEKGLALEPKQPLLRISRGYQLMRLGRLSEAIDALEEVIAEDATMRIVFPTIAMCYVQLGDRAKAATFIVDETMAAAEADSEMAYRLATYFAVDGEAGEALHWLRRAVYLGNENYPWFAKNPAWAKLQGNSDFELILNDLKKIFKRNTKTWKRLLGQLTR; this is encoded by the coding sequence ATGAAGCACCGCGTCATTGAACACTATGAGCTGGTCCGAAAGCTAGGGGCTGGCGGAAGTGGCGTGGTCTATCTGGCCAACGACACGCAGCTGCAGCGGCCTGTCGTATTGAAGCTGCTGCAACGCGGCGCCCTGACGGAAGAGCAGATGCGGACCACCTATCTGCGTGAGGCGCGGTTGGCTTCTGCCATTGACCATCCCAATGTTTGCTCAATCTATGACGTGGGTGAGTCGGACGACGAAGCCTACATCGTGATGCAGTATGTCCCGGGCAAGCCACTGGACAAACTGATCGAGGGTGGACCGGCGTCGGTAGAGTTGGTGCTCTCCGTCGGTATCCAGATGGCGGACGGCTTGTCTGCTGCGCACTCGCTCGGCATCTTCCATCGCGATCTGAAGCCGGCGAACGCCATCCTAACCGATGGCGGTCTGGTGAAGATTCTGGATTTCGGCCTGGCTCGGCGCATCAACATGGAAGATGTTGAGTTCGATCCAGCGCGGTCGAATCCTAGGACACCTCCGCCGGATGCGAAGTACACAGCTCGTGGCGGCACCCTGGCGTATATGGCTCCGGAGCAGTTTGTAACGGGGCAGTCGTCGGTGCAGAGCGATATCTTTGCGCTGGGTGTCGTGCTGTACGAGTTGCTGACGGGCCGACATCCATTCCATCGGCCGGATGCTCCTGATTTTCAGAGCATTCGCGCGATTCAGTTCGCGGAACCGCCTTCAATTCATGAGCTTGCACCAAATACGCCGGTAGAGCTTGAAAGTGCAATTTTGCATTGCCTGGAAAAACAACCTGCAGCACGATTTGCGTCGGCTGCAGAGTTGCGCGAGAGCCTGCGGACCATTCTGAAAGCGAACGAACTGGATTCGCTGGTGGTGCCGAGCGCCAGCATGCCCGCATCGGCCTCGCTGGACTTCAAGACGCCGGAAGAGGAGAAGCGATCAACTGGTTTCCTGTCGATGCTGGCGGAGCGGTTCCGTGAGAGCGGTGGCAATGAACAGCAGAACACGATTGTGGTGCTGCCATTTGTAAACATGGGCCCTGCGAACTCAGCGCCGCTGTATGGACATGCACTGGCCGATGCGATCAGCGCGAGGTTGGCGCGTATGCAATCGCTGGTGGTCCGGCCTACAAGTGCATTGATGAATGTCCCGGCGCGCCAGCTTGATCCTTTGAGCATCGGGCGAAAGCTGGTGGTGCAATACGTCGTAGCCGGAAGCTTTCTGAAGGGCGAGAGCGGCTTTGATCTCAATTGGCAGATGCTGGATGTTCCGGCGCAGGCCGTGCGTGCAGGCGGTTCCATCAATGTAGAGTCATTCGATCTGATTGCTGTTCAGAACGAGATCAGCACGGAGATTTTCGGTGCGCTGCGAGGTAGTGCCACGGTCCGGATCGGGGGACGCAATCAGCAGGAGCATCCGCATTCGTTGAATGAGGAGCTCTCAGAGGAGTATCTGCAGGCCCGCGCGGTATTGAGTACGTTCATGTCGCGTACGGGTGCCCTGGAAGATTTGGAACGTGCCCGCAAGCTGTTTGAGGATGTCACTCTGCGAGATCCTTCATACGCGGCCGCCTGGACCGGGCTTGGCGTGACCCATCTGCAATACGCGCGACATGGCCTGGGCGGACAGATGCACCTACTGGAGACGCGGCGTGCCCTGGATAAGGCGCTTTCGCTTGACCCGGCTTCGGTCGAGGCCAATCTGTATCGCGTGTACATGTTGCTCTCTCGTGGCGAGAAGGAAAGCGCTCGCCACGGCATCGCGCACTTATTGCAGTCAGCAGGCAATGATTGGAACGTCCATCGTGTGGCCGGTATGACGCTGCGCAGCGATGGTCAGTACGCCGAAGCGTTGCGTGAGTTCGGTATTGCGCTGCAACAGAACCCTGCGGATGCCGCTGTGATCTACAACCATCGCGCGCGTGTGCTGCAGTATCAGAACCAGTTAGAACTAGCCGATGACGAACTGGAAAAGGGGCTTGCGCTGGAGCCGAAGCAGCCACTGCTTCGGATTTCGCGCGGCTATCAATTGATGCGGCTGGGGCGTCTCTCCGAGGCAATTGACGCGTTGGAAGAAGTCATCGCAGAAGACGCCACCATGCGCATTGTGTTTCCGACGATTGCCATGTGCTATGTGCAACTTGGCGATCGCGCCAAAGCGGCAACGTTCATCGTGGATGAGACGATGGCTGCGGCTGAAGCAGACAGCGAGATGGCGTATCGACTTGCCACATACTTCGCTGTCGATGGCGAAGCAGGTGAGGCGCTGCATTGGCTTCGTCGCGCGGTATACCTGGGCAACGAAAACTACCCGTGGTTTGCGAAAAACCCGGCCTGGGCTAAGTTGCAGGGTAACAGCGATTTCGAGCTGATCCTGAATGATTTGAAGAAGATCTTCAAGCGCAACACGAAGACGTGGAAGCGATTGCTGGGGCAGTTAACACGCTAG
- a CDS encoding RNA polymerase sigma factor yields the protein MVTQHQDMVFRMLVRLTGSRENVDDLAQDVFLRLYRALPSFRGEALLTTYLHRIVVNVAQDEWKRRKRIDQRHTSISDETSGWEDRLHHPSPNAEQELATRELQLRVEEEMGKLSAVERSILVLYHQEERSYQQIAESLRLPIGTVRTHLHRGRNKLRTALERRGGWQ from the coding sequence GTGGTCACACAGCATCAGGATATGGTGTTTCGCATGCTCGTCCGCCTCACCGGCTCACGGGAGAATGTGGACGATCTGGCTCAGGATGTCTTCCTGCGGCTCTATCGGGCATTGCCATCCTTCCGCGGCGAAGCGCTTCTCACCACGTATCTGCATCGCATCGTGGTGAACGTGGCGCAGGATGAATGGAAGCGCCGCAAGCGTATTGATCAGCGTCACACTTCGATCTCCGACGAGACCAGCGGATGGGAAGATCGCCTGCATCATCCATCGCCAAACGCTGAGCAGGAACTGGCAACGCGCGAGCTGCAACTGCGTGTCGAAGAAGAGATGGGGAAACTCAGCGCTGTCGAGCGTTCTATCCTCGTGCTCTACCATCAGGAGGAACGAAGTTACCAGCAGATCGCGGAGTCACTTCGACTCCCTATCGGCACTGTCCGAACGCATCTGCACCGCGGCAGGAATAAGCTAAGAACAGCACTGGAACGGAGAGGAGGATGGCAATGA
- a CDS encoding heme lyase CcmF/NrfE family subunit, protein MPHPMPTFGTFALLLALCLAAYTFFAGSFALFAMAKGMQLRISAERLSETARRAGVASFIAVLCAAFALVWAAFTNDFSVEYIREHTNIALNPMYKFSALWSGQEGSLLLWSFLLSGYGFVLRLRHKTDVRLFAYASTILAAPQIFFLALLNFAAEPFSLTKGPIPADGNGLNPLLQYVEMVIHPPMLYLGYVGFTVPFAFALGALMMRYPGEKWIRITRRWTLVTWLFLTVGISLGMHWAYAVLGWGGYWGWDPVENASFLPWLTATAFLHSVMMQEKRGMMKKWNVWLIFLTFMLTILGTDLTRSGLVSSVHAFAQSSIGDWFTTFLCIIFAVCLFVFFRQSSHLTSEHKLESVVSRESSFLFNNLVLLVACFTVLFGTLFPVLSEYVQGSKVTMGPPFFNKVAVPIGLFLLILTGIGPLLAWRATSLRSIRRNFVLPCVAIVGTAVILMATGMHPWSASKDDLEGQLYALVCFSIGAGVIVAIAAEFLRGANVVRTQSGKSLPAAVWTLTMRNNRRYGGYIVHFGIVILFIGLAGGAFNQQHEMEMGYGDSLTIGNYKLICQSYTEDSNPNYDTDFALLDVYRGDKKIGQMTPERRFYTASQTTSTIVAIHSTVLRDLYVIFEGRNNDTNKPIIKVFLNPLVSWIWAGVAIVFAGTVLALLPGLRTQLSNKPAPAEPRELVAAGGD, encoded by the coding sequence ATGCCTCATCCCATGCCTACTTTCGGCACCTTTGCGCTGCTTCTGGCGCTGTGCCTCGCCGCCTATACATTTTTCGCGGGCAGCTTCGCACTTTTCGCCATGGCCAAGGGGATGCAACTTCGCATCTCGGCTGAGCGACTAAGCGAAACCGCTCGTCGTGCCGGCGTCGCCAGCTTTATTGCAGTGCTTTGCGCGGCCTTTGCCCTCGTCTGGGCAGCCTTCACCAACGACTTTTCCGTCGAGTACATCCGCGAGCACACAAACATCGCGCTGAACCCGATGTACAAGTTCTCCGCTCTTTGGAGCGGACAGGAAGGCTCTTTGCTGCTGTGGTCGTTCCTTCTATCGGGATACGGCTTCGTGCTGCGCCTGCGCCATAAGACGGATGTCCGCCTATTCGCCTATGCGTCGACCATTCTTGCGGCGCCGCAAATCTTCTTCCTCGCTCTGCTGAACTTCGCAGCAGAACCCTTCTCGCTCACCAAAGGCCCCATCCCTGCCGACGGCAATGGTTTGAACCCACTGCTGCAATACGTGGAAATGGTGATCCATCCCCCCATGCTGTACCTGGGTTATGTGGGCTTCACCGTTCCCTTTGCCTTCGCACTTGGCGCGCTCATGATGCGCTACCCTGGCGAAAAGTGGATCCGCATCACCCGTCGCTGGACGCTTGTGACGTGGCTGTTCCTTACCGTCGGTATCTCGCTTGGTATGCACTGGGCTTATGCGGTGCTTGGATGGGGCGGCTACTGGGGATGGGACCCGGTTGAAAACGCATCGTTTCTACCCTGGCTCACCGCTACCGCCTTCCTGCACTCGGTCATGATGCAGGAGAAGCGCGGCATGATGAAGAAGTGGAACGTATGGCTCATCTTCCTCACGTTCATGCTGACCATCCTTGGAACCGATCTGACGCGCTCCGGCCTCGTCAGCAGCGTCCACGCGTTTGCGCAGAGCAGCATCGGTGACTGGTTCACCACATTCCTCTGCATCATCTTCGCGGTCTGCCTGTTCGTGTTCTTCCGCCAGAGCAGCCACCTCACTTCAGAACACAAGCTTGAATCCGTGGTAAGCCGCGAGAGCAGCTTCCTCTTCAACAATCTTGTGCTTCTCGTTGCTTGCTTCACCGTTCTCTTCGGGACGCTCTTCCCCGTCCTTAGCGAATATGTGCAGGGATCGAAGGTCACCATGGGACCGCCGTTCTTCAATAAGGTGGCGGTGCCAATTGGCCTGTTCCTTCTTATTCTCACCGGCATAGGCCCGCTGCTGGCATGGCGCGCGACTTCCCTTCGCTCCATCCGCCGCAATTTTGTATTGCCCTGCGTCGCCATCGTTGGTACCGCTGTCATCCTCATGGCCACCGGTATGCACCCGTGGTCAGCATCGAAGGATGACCTTGAAGGTCAGCTTTACGCACTCGTCTGCTTCTCCATCGGAGCAGGTGTCATCGTGGCCATCGCCGCAGAGTTCCTGCGCGGTGCGAATGTTGTTCGCACGCAATCCGGCAAGAGCCTTCCCGCAGCCGTCTGGACACTGACGATGCGCAACAACCGCCGTTATGGTGGCTACATCGTCCACTTCGGCATTGTCATCCTCTTCATCGGGCTTGCGGGTGGTGCGTTCAATCAGCAGCACGAGATGGAGATGGGCTATGGCGACTCGCTCACCATCGGCAACTACAAACTGATCTGCCAGAGCTACACCGAAGATTCCAATCCGAACTACGACACCGACTTCGCTCTGCTCGATGTTTATCGCGGCGATAAGAAGATTGGCCAGATGACACCGGAACGCCGCTTCTACACTGCGAGCCAGACGACATCAACCATCGTCGCAATCCATTCGACAGTGCTGCGCGATCTATACGTCATCTTCGAAGGCCGCAATAACGACACGAACAAGCCCATCATCAAGGTCTTCCTGAACCCGCTCGTGAGCTGGATCTGGGCTGGTGTGGCCATCGTCTTTGCAGGAACCGTTCTCGCACTGCTTCCCGGTCTGCGCACGCAACTGAGCAACAAACCAGCACCGGCTGAACCGCGTGAACTGGTAGCCGCAGGAGGCGATTGA
- a CDS encoding Tex family protein codes for MPEVQPLAPEILLHIAQELNIPLSGVRAVMGLVDEGSTVPFIARYRKEATGNLDEVQIRDLAEKITYFREFVSRRETVLSSITEQGKMTDELKAKILGTLDRSELEDLYLPFKPKRRTKATIAREKGLEPLADYLWAQEPAELDLMTLATSLVDPVKEVATVDDALEGARHIVAERISEDAEVRRSTRHVMFEEGLIISRKIFDAKDEQEKFKMYYEYREPVKTIPSHRMLAVRRGEAENVLYWLIETEEERMLALIRSRVLKNDGDWTPQLNLAVEDCWKRLLNSSIQGELRLELKRRSDTEAIDVFRENLQHILLASPAGPIRVLGIDPGLRTGCKIAVVDETGKFLAHDVIYPHTGREKEASQKLAAMVASQNIRAIAIGNGTASRETDAFVRDFLAEHKLGGIFKVTVSESGASVYSASDVARQEFPDLDLTVRGAISIARRLQDPLSELVKVDPKSIGVGQYQHDVDQRQLNQSLEAVIESCVNRVGVDLNTASWTLLRYVAGISERIALNIVQFRDTNGRFQSRKQLHEVSGIGPKTFEQAAGFLRIRDGEQPLDSTAVHPESYALVEQIASSLNTSIDDLILKPQLLTGVKTDAFGAGTYTLNDILEELKKPGRDPRDTFVAPTFNEAVREIQDVEPGMVMEGVVTNVTKFGAFVDIGVHQDGLVHISEISHKYIKDPSEALKAGQLVKAKVLSADAKTKRISLSIKALEPAPGGTGPQRGGGERPQQQRQPEPTSMADKLAALNSKWRNNAPAGR; via the coding sequence ATGCCTGAAGTGCAACCCCTCGCTCCGGAAATCCTCCTCCACATTGCCCAGGAACTGAACATCCCACTCAGCGGCGTACGTGCCGTCATGGGTCTTGTGGATGAGGGCTCGACTGTTCCCTTCATCGCGCGCTATCGCAAGGAAGCCACAGGCAACCTGGACGAAGTGCAGATTCGCGATCTTGCTGAAAAGATCACGTACTTCCGCGAGTTCGTGTCGCGGCGTGAGACTGTCCTGTCCTCCATCACGGAACAGGGCAAGATGACCGATGAACTGAAGGCAAAGATCTTGGGCACGCTGGATCGCAGTGAGCTTGAAGATCTATATCTCCCCTTCAAGCCCAAGCGCCGCACCAAGGCCACTATCGCGCGTGAAAAAGGCTTGGAGCCGCTGGCCGATTATCTGTGGGCACAGGAGCCTGCGGAACTCGATCTGATGACGCTCGCTACTTCGCTGGTCGATCCCGTGAAAGAAGTTGCCACGGTGGACGATGCATTGGAAGGCGCGCGCCACATAGTTGCAGAGCGCATCAGCGAAGATGCTGAAGTACGCCGCTCCACCCGTCACGTGATGTTTGAAGAAGGCTTAATCATCAGCCGCAAGATCTTCGACGCAAAGGACGAGCAGGAAAAGTTCAAGATGTACTACGAGTATCGCGAGCCGGTGAAGACCATCCCGTCGCATCGCATGCTGGCTGTGCGTCGCGGTGAAGCGGAAAACGTTCTTTACTGGCTCATCGAAACGGAAGAAGAACGCATGCTGGCGCTCATCCGTTCGCGTGTACTGAAGAACGATGGCGACTGGACGCCGCAACTTAACCTTGCCGTGGAAGATTGCTGGAAGCGTCTTCTGAACTCCTCCATTCAAGGCGAATTGCGACTGGAGCTGAAGCGCCGTTCCGACACGGAAGCCATCGACGTCTTCCGTGAAAACCTGCAGCATATTCTGCTGGCATCGCCTGCTGGACCGATTCGTGTACTGGGCATCGATCCTGGTCTGCGCACCGGCTGCAAGATCGCCGTCGTGGATGAAACAGGAAAGTTCCTCGCGCATGATGTGATCTATCCGCATACTGGTCGCGAGAAAGAAGCATCGCAAAAGCTGGCTGCCATGGTGGCTTCGCAGAACATCCGCGCCATCGCCATTGGCAACGGCACCGCCTCGCGCGAGACCGATGCGTTTGTCCGCGACTTCCTCGCAGAGCACAAGCTCGGCGGCATCTTCAAGGTCACCGTATCTGAGTCGGGCGCCAGCGTGTATTCCGCGTCGGACGTTGCGCGTCAGGAGTTCCCTGACCTTGACCTGACCGTGCGTGGCGCTATCTCCATTGCACGTCGTCTGCAGGACCCGCTTTCTGAGCTCGTGAAGGTCGATCCGAAGTCCATTGGCGTCGGCCAGTATCAGCACGACGTGGATCAGCGTCAGTTGAACCAGTCGTTGGAAGCCGTGATTGAAAGCTGCGTAAACCGCGTTGGCGTTGATCTGAACACGGCATCCTGGACGCTTCTGCGTTATGTTGCCGGCATCAGTGAACGCATTGCGCTGAACATCGTGCAATTCCGCGATACCAACGGGCGCTTCCAATCACGCAAGCAGTTGCATGAGGTATCCGGCATCGGTCCGAAGACGTTTGAACAGGCCGCAGGGTTTCTACGCATTCGCGATGGAGAACAACCGCTGGACTCGACCGCAGTTCATCCGGAATCGTATGCACTTGTGGAACAGATTGCGTCATCTCTGAACACTTCGATCGACGACCTTATCCTCAAGCCGCAACTGCTCACTGGCGTGAAGACAGACGCATTCGGCGCAGGCACTTACACGCTGAACGATATTCTTGAAGAATTGAAGAAGCCCGGGCGCGATCCTCGCGATACGTTCGTCGCTCCCACCTTCAATGAAGCCGTGCGTGAGATTCAGGACGTGGAACCGGGCATGGTGATGGAGGGCGTGGTCACCAACGTGACGAAGTTTGGCGCGTTCGTAGACATCGGCGTGCATCAGGATGGCCTGGTTCACATCTCCGAGATTTCTCACAAGTACATCAAAGACCCGAGCGAAGCCCTGAAGGCCGGACAACTAGTCAAGGCAAAGGTCCTGAGCGCCGACGCCAAGACGAAGCGCATCTCGCTCTCCATCAAAGCACTGGAACCTGCACCGGGTGGCACGGGGCCACAGCGTGGCGGTGGCGAACGTCCGCAGCAGCAACGACAACCGGAGCCAACTTCAATGGCGGATAAGCTGGCGGCTCTCAATTCAAAGTGGCGGAATAACGCTCCTGCCGGACGATAG